The following coding sequences lie in one Corticium candelabrum chromosome 10, ooCorCand1.1, whole genome shotgun sequence genomic window:
- the LOC134185892 gene encoding uncharacterized protein LOC134185892 has protein sequence MAQTDIAEAIIRSPLFVVILSHEFKKKPYPEAEVNAAFEFGSRYKKIIPVFYKITADGCSGSKVAILEKLAKITGIEKKTDENVDIFVTRVASEIRERVTVQLDKGGIQELPELSPVRGDIKNIFDKLDGRTYENK, from the exons ATGGCACAGACAGATATTGCGGAAGCCATAATACGGTCTCCTCTATTTGTCGTTATCCTCAGTCACGAGTTCAAGAAAAAACCCTATCCAGAAGCAGAAGTTAACGCAGCATTTGAATTCGGCTCACGTTACAAGAAAATCATACCAGTATTTTACAAGATTACAGCCGACGGTTGCAGCGGATCTAAAGTCGCAATCCTAGAGAAGTTGGCTAAAATTACTGGCATTGAGAAGAAAACGGATGAAAATGTTGATATTTTCGTGACTCGCGTTGCGAGCGAAATACGAGAACGTGTTACAGTCCAGCTTGATAAGG GTGGGATACAAGAACTACCGGAACTTTCACCTGTTCGCGGAGACATAAAGAATATCTTCGACAAACTTGACGGAAGGACGTACGAGAACAAATAG